The DNA sequence CCTGGTTCCCAAGCTATTGGGCAAGCGGTCAACGTAGCGATCCCAGCATTTCGAACTTCGTCTCCCGCAGCACCAAGCGCAGGACCGCGTAAGTCATTTCGCCGAAGGGGTCCTCGTAGTTGCCCGCGACGAGATCTTGCGGGGTGACATCCTTCGGGACGAGCTTGCCGTAGCTCGGGTAGTAGATCGGGTCGTACTCGTGCACCGTCTTGAAGTCGCGCCCGCGCGCGATCAGGCAGAAGCCCTGCCGAAGACTGCCCAGCCGGACGCTGGACAGGCCACCGGTGTAGTCGGACTTGGCCCTCTTCGACAGTGCCAGGGTCATCGGGTGGCTCTTGAACAGCACCTCCGGTTCGCTCTTGTGGAGGCGGCCCAGTAGCTCGTCCACGAACGAAACGGCCTGGGTCGTTATCCCCGGGAACCCGATCGCCGAGGTCAGGGCCGTTCCGGTTCCGCTGGTCAAAAAGCTGAACACCTTCTTCCACCACGGCGGCTCGCGGTGCTTGATCACCTCGAAGCTGATCTGGCTCAACCCACCGGGAATCTCGATCGGTCGATGTGCGAACGCCTCCGAGAAATCGGACCCCATCTCTTTCGGCGGAGCCTTCTTCTTGTGCGCTTCGTATAGCTCCATCCCGGCGGCGATCGACCAGAACACCGTGTCCAACGAAGAGTTGGAGTCCTTGTCCTTGCCGAAATCGAGCCTCAGCGTGGCCCGCGTGTCCTCCTTCAGGTTGTGACCGGTGCCGAGATGGAACGAGGCCAGCTGAAGCCTGGCGTTGACGTCGGGATTGTCATCGTTGCCGTCCAGGGCGGGTTCGACACTGGACGTCTCGATGATCCTCTTGCCCGAGTCCTGGTCGTTGAACTGAAAGACGATGAACTGATCTTCCAGGTCCTCCGTGAGGAGTCTCGCCGGGCGTTCCGTCATGCCCTCCAGCGGTGACTCCTCCGTGGGCGTGCCTCGAAGGCCGGCCTCGAGCAGTTCGATCAAGGTTCCGGAATCGAGGGGGTCGTCGCGGTGCGTGCCGAACAACGGTTTCAGGTCTTCCATGAGCCACTCCTGAGATTGGGGAGGATGAACGAGCGCGGGCACGTCGTGCTCGGACGCGAAGCCGGTCCGGTCGTGTCACCAACCATGTGAACTCCGTGCCAGCGTCTGCAACGCGAAACGGACAACTGAGTCGATTCTAGCTCAGCAACGTTCCGCGCTAACCGCCAAAAAGAGAGTGTTCCGTATCTGCAACACTCAAACTAACGAATCTTATTGTCGCGGCTTCGTGGTGCGGAACCGCGCTCATCAGCACCGCCTGCGCGTTATCATCGGGATGTCGATCGTGCGCCGCCATGCGACGCGTGAAGAGGAGGTGTTCATGAGCACGGTAGTCCAACGTCGTTACGTGCTGGAGTCCGCCGAACTGGGTCCGCTCGAGAGCGTCGGCAGCGCAATCGAGAAGGAAGCCGTCGTTGCGGATGAAGCGCACCCATGGGACCGGGCGCACTCGCTGCTGCAGGAAGCTCCTGCCTTCGGCCTCGAGAGTCTGCCGGGCGACGCGTACGTCGAGCCCGACATCGTCCAGGTGTTTCCGACCCCCGACGCCAGCGCTCTGGAGGGTGTCTCCTCTCGCTCGGCGAGCGGGCTCCATACCTTCTGGCCGCCACTGGACGAAGAGTACCGGTTCGGCTGGCACCTGGAGGAGAGCTACAGCGGGCTGCGTGCCGCGCGCGAACACGTCGGCGAGCCGCCCGACGACGGGCGCGTGCGTATCGGCATCCTCGACACGGGATTCGACCCCGAGCACGTGACCTGCCCCAGGTTCGTCAACCGCGATCGCGCGCGCAACCTGACCGACTCGGGACAGGAGAACGATGCCGTCGATCGCGTCGAGAAGGGTTTCCTGCACGCTCCGGGCCACGGCACGGCGACCATTGGCCTGCTGGCCGGTGCGCGCGTGTCGCACGCCGACCTTCCTGGAGGAGAAGACTGGCTCGGGGGTGCACCCTGGGCCGACGTCGTGCCGATCCGCATCGCCGACTCCGTCGTGCACTTCAGCTCGGATGCGATGGCGAAGGGCATCGAGTACGCCACGTCGATCGGCTGTCACGTCGTGTCGATCAGCATGGGCGGCGTGCCCAATCGCCGTTGGGTCAAGGCCGTGAACCGGGCGTACGAGGCGGGCGTGACCATCGTTGCGGCCGCCGGCAATCGCTACGGACCCTCGCCCCCGCCGAGCCAGGTCTACCCGGCGCGGTTTCATCGCGTCATTGCGGCCTGTGGCGCCACACACGCGCGCGATCCGTACTTCCGGTCCGGCGTGCACCTGAACATGCAGGGTTGTTTCGGACCGCCCAAGCGGATGACGAGCGCGATCGCGGCGTTCACGCCGAACGTACCGTGGGCCGTACGCGGAGGACGCGACCGGATCGAGTTCGACGGGGG is a window from the bacterium genome containing:
- a CDS encoding S8/S53 family peptidase — protein: MSTVVQRRYVLESAELGPLESVGSAIEKEAVVADEAHPWDRAHSLLQEAPAFGLESLPGDAYVEPDIVQVFPTPDASALEGVSSRSASGLHTFWPPLDEEYRFGWHLEESYSGLRAAREHVGEPPDDGRVRIGILDTGFDPEHVTCPRFVNRDRARNLTDSGQENDAVDRVEKGFLHAPGHGTATIGLLAGARVSHADLPGGEDWLGGAPWADVVPIRIADSVVHFSSDAMAKGIEYATSIGCHVVSISMGGVPNRRWVKAVNRAYEAGVTIVAAAGNRYGPSPPPSQVYPARFHRVIAACGATHARDPYFRSGVHLNMQGCFGPPKRMTSAIAAFTPNVPWAVRGGRDRIEFDGGGTSAATPQIAAAAALWIQQHAMDRPADWRRVEAVRNALFGAADRDVADVDKYFGAGLLRARKALDVGWTEDVDASPKARVRFPWFRVVTGLESVGSDAMLETEALQLYLQSTELQELTGGADPDDDLDEATIRKLATAMRHNGQVSRTLSRHLERVE